The following DNA comes from Candidatus Binataceae bacterium.
GGGGCCTGCAATTGCAAGGTGCTGTCCTGAATTCCCATGTATACCAGCGGGTCGATCCAGGTCTCGAATACCACCGCACCCAAGCGCTCGCGCAAGCGCTCGCTGACCCGTTGCCACATGCCGTCCATCAGTTCCTCCGGCCATTTTCAAGCCCGCCACAAACCAGGTGGGCGCGGCAACTTACGCACAGAGTTATCCACAACTGTGCATAACCTGATTTTGTCATTGTCCGGACCACATTTTGATTCTGCACAAGATGTCGATCGTGCAAACCTGCCCGGGGAGCCGCGCTCCCGCTTTGACTTGCGCGTCAGGCAAGCCGTGCTAGTGACAGTCCAAAGTGTTGGAAACCACGGCGCATCCATCGATACGCTGCAGCCAAAAACCGCATGGGCTTCAGCGGCGAAGCTGAATTGATAGGCCGTTTGCAAGGGCTGCGCAAGCGCATCAGCTAAGATTTTTGGAAAGTGCGCGGGATTAGTGTAAAAAAAGAGCACGAACGCGATGGACCAGTATCCTGGCGGCCGGGCGCTCTAAAGCGAAAATGAAAAACAGCTTGGGCGCCAGGCACTTTGGATGCTTCATCGTGAGATCGCCGCGGTCTGGACTGGCTTTTTGAACACCATGAAACAGGCTCTCTCGCAAGCCCTCTTCGCGCGCGCGCGCCGCCATTTGCCCGGCGGGGTGAATTCGCCCGTGCGCGCCTTCAAAGCGGTCGATGCGACTCCTAGGTTTATCACCCAGGGCGCCGGTGCCTACGTGTGGGACGAGGACGGTAACCGCCTAATCGATTACGTCGGCGCTTTCGGGCCGACAATCGTCGGGCATGCCCACCCGCGTGTCGTTGGTGCGATCGCGCAACAGGCCGCGCGCGGGTTAAGCTTCGGCGCCTCGACTCTGGCCGAGGTCCTGCTCGCTGAGGAGATCTGCGCGCTGGTGCCGGCGGCTGGCAAGCTGCGCCTGGTCAGCTCCGGGACCGAAGCTGGCATGACCGCGTTGCGGCTGGCCCGCGCGGCCACCGGCCGGGCGCGGATCATCAAGTTCGACGGTTGCTACCATGGCCATAGCGACGCGCTGCTGGCGCGCGCGGGGTCGGGCCCGATGACCTTGAGCGTGCCCGACAGCCGCGGCGTTCCCGTGGAACTGGCTGCGTTGACTTCGATCGCCACCTACAACGATCTTTCTTCGGTTCAGCGTCTCTTGGAGCGGCATGGTGGCGAAGTGGCGGCGATCATTGTCGAGCCGGTGGCCGCCAACATGGGGGTGGTGGCGCCTCAGCCCGGTTTTCTGGCCGGCTTGAGCGACTTGGCTCACCGCCACGGCGCTTTGCTGATCTGTGACGAAGTCATCACCGGCTTTCGCCTACGCCTGGGTACTTGTCACGAGCTTTACGGCGGCGCTCCGGACCTTATCATGCTGGGCAAGATCATCGGCGGAGGAAATCCCATTGGCGCCGTCGCCGGCCCGGCCGAAATCATGGATTTGCTGGCGCCCGAGGGGCCGGTGTACCAGGCCGGCACGCTATCGGGCAGCCTGCTATCGGTAAGAGCCGGTTTGGAAACCCTCGCGCTGCTCAAGCAACCCGGCGCTTATGAGCGATTGGAGCGAATGGGTGAGCAATTGGAAGCCGGCTTGC
Coding sequences within:
- a CDS encoding glutamate-1-semialdehyde 2,1-aminomutase — translated: MLHREIAAVWTGFLNTMKQALSQALFARARRHLPGGVNSPVRAFKAVDATPRFITQGAGAYVWDEDGNRLIDYVGAFGPTIVGHAHPRVVGAIAQQAARGLSFGASTLAEVLLAEEICALVPAAGKLRLVSSGTEAGMTALRLARAATGRARIIKFDGCYHGHSDALLARAGSGPMTLSVPDSRGVPVELAALTSIATYNDLSSVQRLLERHGGEVAAIIVEPVAANMGVVAPQPGFLAGLSDLAHRHGALLICDEVITGFRLRLGTCHELYGGAPDLIMLGKIIGGGNPIGAVAGPAEIMDLLAPEGPVYQAGTLSGSLLSVRAGLETLALLKQPGAYERLERMGEQLEAGL